The Helicoverpa armigera isolate CAAS_96S chromosome 18, ASM3070526v1, whole genome shotgun sequence genome has a window encoding:
- the LOC110378101 gene encoding uncharacterized protein LOC110378101, giving the protein MSPKLPVPPLQEITLSLVARQLIHALSRVSSDEDAALEFAMVSSYYESMGATTDIFQDLVNLILSSEYLEPSVRFYTMKLLLKENVKSLATGIFPLPYYRKVLELIMEQGHHLTALNLKGVWVKEDHLPIMYQLLKNLPNLTALNIPYIANDEVLKYIGKYNKVLKLLDISGETDITEIGIDAMLRGNPQLTQSLTVVNIGMYGEENIDHTDVALLIRRLPNLTNLGSYSFVGKAVYSIYNTDPDFKTKLQYMHDVQTNMRTMKAIIALCPMIETIYLEEPDQGVLQQIKELNSVNKIKLNKFQCHELHQLLDKIGHKIEALMLSASTGSFNFTRVAETCRNLESLEFYQIQTATHEEEIPFNSLEHIEIIHGNLSTSCLKYLMTGTPKLKKLIIGDEIKLDDNDMSRMLRRYKFDNLEGIWFPNAPRLTSQTVDLLIECCPKLTSLGQLSGWQFTPDDMMLMRAITASTNTDIVLSPLGIFQQGR; this is encoded by the exons ATGTCGCCCAAGTTACCCGTGCCGCCTCTACAGGAGATTACACTGTCGCTGGTCGCGAGACAGCTGATCCACGCCCTGTCTCGCGTTTCATCCGACGAGGATGCCGCGCTGGAGTTCGCGATGGTCTCCTCGTATTACGAGAGCATGGGCGCAACCACCGACATATTCCAGGATCTCGTTAACCTAATACTCAGTTCTGAATACTTAGAACCGTCTGTTAGATTCTACACAATGAAACTTCTGCTCAAAGAAAACGTCAAGAGTTTAGCGACGGGGATATTTCCCCTTCCCTATTATAGGAAAGTCCTTGAGCTCATTATGGAGCAAGGCCACCACTTGACTGCTCTCAATCTGAAAGGAGTGTGGGTCAAGGAGGATCATTTACCAATTATGTATCAGTTACTCAAAAATCTGCCCAATTTAACCGCCTTGAATATTCCCTATATTGCTAATGATGAAGTGCTCAAATATATCGGTAAATATAATAAGGTGTTGAAACTTTTGGACATTTCTGGTGAAACGGATATCACAGAGATCGGCATAGACGCGATGTTAAGAGGGAACCCGCAGTTAACACAAAGTCTGACCGTAGTAAACATAGGCATGTACGGAGAGGAGAACATTGATCACACTGACGTCGCTTTATTAATACGGCGGCTGCCAAACCTCACTAATCTTGGCAGTTATTCGTTTGTTGGTAAAGCTGTTTACTCTATTTACAACACAGATCcagatttcaaaacaaaactgcaATATATGCATGATGTGCAGACAAATATGCGGACGATGAAGGCGATTATTGCCCTGTGTCCAATGATAGAGACAATTTACCTCGAAGAGCCAGACCAAGGAGTTTTGCAACAAATCAAAGAGTTAAATAGTGTTAACAAGATTAAGTTGAACAAATTCCAATGCCATGAGCTGCACCAGCTGTTAGATAAGATTGGACATAAAATAGAAGCATTGATGCTTTCGGCGTCGACGGGGTCATTCAACTTTACGAGGGTAGCGGAGACTTGTAGGAACCTGGAGAGCTTAGAGTTCTACCAGATACAGACAGCAACACATGAAGAAGAAATACCGTTCAATAGTTTGGAACACATAGAAATAATTCACGGTAACTTATCGACGTCCTGTCTGAAGTACCTGATGACTGGTACTCCTAAGCTAAAGAAGTTGATAATCGGCGATGAAATCAAGCTGGATGACAATGATATGTCTCG CATGCTCCGCCGATACAAATTCGACAACCTAGAAGGCATTTGGTTCCCCAACGCTCCTCGTCTAACAAGTCAGACCGTGGACTTACTGATCGAATGCTGTCCCAAGCTGACGAGTTTAGGCCAGTTGAGTGGCTGGCAGTTTACTCCAGATGACATGATGCTAATGAGAGCCATCACAGCAAGTACCAACACAGATATAGTGTTGTCACCCCTTGGTATATTCCAACAGGGACGTTAA
- the LOC110378118 gene encoding pre-mRNA-processing factor 6 has protein sequence MSVPPQAFVNKNKKHFLGIPAPLGYVAGVGRGATGFTTRSDIGPARDANDVSDDRHAPPAAKRKKTEEEDDDEDLNDSNYDEFSGYSGSLFSKDPYDKDDAEADAIYESIDKRMDEKRKEYREKRLKEDLERYRQERPKIQQQFSDLKRELKSVSEDEWSAIPEVGDARNRKQRNPRAEKFTPLPDSVLSRNLGGESSSSIDPGSGLASMMPGVMTPGMLTPSGDLDLRKIGQARNTLMTVKLSQVSDSVTGQTVVDPKGYLTDLQSMIPTYGGDINDIKKARLLLKSVRETNPNHPPAWIASARLEEVTGKVQSARNLIMKGCEVNPSSEELWLEAARLQPRDTARAVIAHAARNLPHSVRIWVKAADLEQETKAKRRVYRKALEHIPNSVRLWKAAVELENPEDARILLSRAVECCPTSVELWLALARLETYENARKVLNKARENIPTDRQIWVTAAKLEEAHGNTHMVEKIIDRAITSLSANGVEINREHWFKEAMEAEKSGAVHTCQAIIRAVIGHGIEPEDQKHTWMEDAEACANEGAYECARAVYGYALSVFPSKKSIWLRAAYLEKQHGTRASLEALLQRAVAHCPKSEVLWLMGAKSKWLAGDVPAARGILSLAFQANPNSEEIWLAAVKLESENKEYDRARRLLSKARASAPTPRVMIKSAKLEWALNNLDVALKLLEEAIKVFADYAKLHMMKGQIEEQMEKDEEARNTYSQGLKKCATSVPMWILLARLEEKLKNVTKARSVLEKARLRNPKTAELWLESVRLERRNGSAEIANAVMAKALQECPNAGRLWAEAIFMESRPQRKTKSVDALKKCEHDAFVLLAVSQLFWTERKLNKCREWFNRTVKIDPDLGDAWAYFYKFELLHGNEQQQEDVKTRCKTAEPHHGEAWCKVSKDIANWCFSTEQILLLVAKNLPVPT, from the exons ATGTCTGTGCCACCGCAGgcatttgtaaacaaaaacaaaaaacatttcctAGGGATCCCAGCGCCCTTAGGTTATGTCGCTGGTGTCGGTCGAGG TGCCACTGGTTTCACCACACGATCTGATATCGGTCCTGCGAGAGATGCCAATGATGTGTC CGATGATCGTCACGCGCCACCCGCGGCTAAACGCAAGAAAACTgaggaggaggatgatgatgaagatttgAACGACTCCAATTATGATGAATTCTCAGGCTACAGCGGTTCATTGTTTTCTAAG GACCCTTATGATAAAGATGATGCAGAAGCAGATGCTATTTATGAATCAATTGACAAAAGGATGGATGAGAAGAGAAAAGAATACAGAGAGAAACGTCTCAAAGAAGACTTGGAAAGATACCGTCAAGAgag ACCAAAAATTCAGCAACAGTTCTCAGATTTAAAACGTGAATTGAAATCGGTATCCGAAGATGAATGGTCAGCCATACCCGAAGTTGGTGATGCACGTAACAGGAAGCAGCGTAACCCTCGTGCTGAGAAGTTCACTCCATTGCCTGATAGTGTGCTCTCTAGGAATCTGGGTGGAGAATCTTCATCATCTATTGACCCTGGATCTGGACTTGCTTCTATGATGCCTGGGGTTATGACTCCAGGAATGCTGACACCATCCg GTGACTTGGATTTAAGAAAGATCGGTCAAGCGAGAAACACTCTGATGACAGTGAAACTGTCCCAAGTCTCAGACTCTGTAACAGGCCAGACTGTAGTAGACCCTAAGGGTTATCTCACTGACTTGCAGTCTATGATACCCACTTACGGCGGTGATATAAATGATATTAAGAAGGCCAGGTTACTGCTTAAGTCTGTGAGAGAGACAAATCCTAACCATCCACCAGCTTGGATTGCTAGTGCTAGGTTGGAGGAAGTTACAG GCAAAGTCCAGTCAGCCCGTAACCTAATAATGAAAGGCTGTGAAGTAAACCCGAGCAGTGAGGAGCTCTGGCTAGAAGCTGCACGGTTACAACCGAGAGACACCGCCCGAGCCGTCATAGCTCATGCCGCTAGGAACCTGCCGCATAGTGTCAGGATATGGGTGAAGGCCGCTGATTTGGAGCAGGAGACTAAG GCAAAACGCCGAGTCTACCGCAAAGCCCTAGAACACATACCCAACTCTGTTCGTCTATGGAAAGCTGCAGTTGAACTTGAAAATCCCGAAGACGCGAGAATCTTACTCTCCAGAGCCGTGGAGTGTTGTCCCACTAGTGTAGAACTGTGGCTTGCGTTGGCCAGATTGGAAACTTATGAGAATGCAAGAAAAGTACTGAATAAGGCACGTGAGAATATACCTACTGATCGACAGATTTGGGTGACGGCCGCTAAACTTGAAGAAGCTCATG GCAACACTCACATGGTAGAAAAGATCATAGACCGTGCGATCACATCTCTAAGTGCCAACGGAGTAGAAATCAATCGCGAACACTGGTTTAAAGAAGCTATGGAAGCTGAGAAGTCCGGCGCTGTTCATACTTGTCAA GCCATTATACGTGCAGTAATAGGTCACGGTATTGAGCCAGAAGATCAGAAACACACGTGGATGGAAGATGCTGAAGCT TGTGCAAACGAAGGTGCCTACGAATGCGCCCGCGCAGTGTACGGCTACGCTCTCTCAGTGTTCCCCTCTAAGAAGTCTATATGGCTGCGTGCCGCCTACTTGGAGAAACAACATGGAACCCGAGCTAGTTTAGAGGCTTTACTGCAGAGAGCCGTTGCTCACTGTCCCAAGTCCGAGGTGCTGTGGCTCATGGGGGCTAAGTCTAAGTGGCTCGCTG GTGATGTACCCGCAGCGCGTGGTATCCTCTCGCTGGCTTTCCAAGCGAACCCGAACTCTGAGGAGATTTGGCTGGCGGCCGTCAAACTCGAGAGCGAGAACAAGGAGTACGATAGAGCGAGGCGACTGCTTTCGAAGGCTAGGGCTTCGGCGCCTACGCCGCGG GTGATGATAAAATCCGCCAAGCTAGAATGGGCACTAAACAACTTGGACGTAGCGTTGAAATTGCTGGAGGAAGCTATCAAGGTGTTCGCCGACTACGCCAAGTTGCACATGATGAAGGGACAGATTGAAGAACAAATGGAAAAGGATGAGGAAGCACGTAATACTTATTCACAAGgg CTCAAGAAATGTGCAACAAGTGTACCAATGTGGATATTACTGGCGAGACTAGAAGAAAAACTCAAGAATGTCACCAAAGCGAGATCAGTACTGGAAAAGGCCAGGCTAAGGAATCCTAAGACTGCAGAGTTGTG GTTAGAAAGCGTTCGTCTAGAAAGGCGGAACGGCAGCGCCGAGATAGCGAACGCGGTGATGGCGAAGGCGTTACAGGAGTGCCCCAACGCTGGCCGCTTGTGGGCCGAGGCTATATTCATGGAGTCAAGACCGCAGAGGAAGACTAAGAGT GTTGACGCGCTAAAGAAATGCGAGCACGACGCGTTCGTACTGTTGGCGGTGTCGCAACTCTTCTGGACTGAGAGGAAACTGAACAAGTGTAGAGAGTGGTTCAACCGAACG GTAAAAATCGACCCAGACCTCGGAGACGCATGGGCTTACTTCTACAAATTTGAACTTCTTCACGGCAACGAGCAACAACAAGAGGACGTTAAGACTCGATGTAAGACCGCCGAGCCTCACCACGGCGAAGCTTGGTGCAAAGTTTCCAAAGACATCGCCAATTGGTGCTTTAGTACCGAACAGATTCTTCTACTCGTGGCTAAGAACTTGCCTGTACCTACGTGA
- the LOC110378108 gene encoding centrosomal protein of 162 kDa has product MAQSLVTLTQDAGSNDNSMSTKEFLHFEKTCEAYKDSDEEIKMIFNEIKKLSAANKSEKVLSEDIDDVGLILKRAEEMAQETENLLKSSPVAAALNAGSPNKSESGAIPQIKVTKPHETDEDRDHNKDNNTKVNQYAKQNAKENTEIRRKPKLRPFSAGVIDSKKREPYKVVKSVTNSPKKTLNCRHDNVLEELKDTTERAKSLEITNVKLNDDNKALRKKLEQVTEDKHMVDLKLAECEKFLGRLSKEYDLRTTELKSIKENENKILVELQKERNDRKNLNILHEKDVVIIHDLQRQVKEMEMILKRKHPDSVSALIVAAKSSTVEDNKKKLLEERIARLEQELKDKEDHFQGILLTLQEKFTDMKQKYECHIIDVERQLMDDRKVNTELKSKLNKSQLTDAATQTSAKNKVSTATQTFIKPDRASSAVSRLSQNSALILNRLKEDSYLVATIKGLQTELTGKQRTIAKINRETEELKKNLRNLQKEKEVLLHLNPHKKTVNKTKSTENILARMNTEMEAELTEIKKQKEVLMQERNSLLDSLKRTNEEFILLKKKRIQDLHTLQVAHEKELMQMNMQVYPLQEEIKLLNRTVEILQERLRTADDKLVKYQAGVKDDVMAGGDNNSTKSRRDR; this is encoded by the exons ATGGCACAGAGTTTAGTTACTCTAACTCAAGATGCAGGATCGAACGATAACAGCATGTCGACCAAAGAATTTTTGCATTTCGAAAAGACTTGTGAAGCCTACAAGGATAGTGATGAagaaattaaaatgatattcaATGAAATTAAGAAACTGTCTGCCGCTAATAAGTCAGAAAAAGTGTTGAGTGAAGATATTGATGATGTTGGACTTATTCTCAAAAGGGCAGAAGAAATGGCGCAGGAGACTGAGAATTTGTTAAAAAGTAGCCCTGTAGCGGCGGCACTGAATGCTGGCAGTCCTAACAAAAGTGAATCTGGTGCTATTCCTCAAATTAAAGTAACAAAACCTCATGAGACTGACGAGGATAGGGACCATAATAAGGATAATAATACTAAG GTTAACCAGTATGCTAAACAGAATGCTAAGGAAAACACTGAAATACGACGTAAGCCAAAGTTGAGGCCTTTCTCCGCGGGTGTCATCGATTCCAAGAAACGGGAACCATATAAAGTTGTGAAATCTGTTACGAATTCacctaaaaaaacattaaattgtaGACATGATAACGTGCTTGAGGAATTGAAAGATACAACAGAAAGAGCAAAAAGCTTAGAAATTACGAATGTAAAActaaatgatgataataaagCTTTAAGGAAGAAGTTAGAGCAAGTCACTGAAGACAAACACATGGTTGATTTAAAGTTAGCGGAATGCGAAAAATTTTTAGGTAGACTAAGCAAAGAATACGATCTCAGAACTACGGAATTAAAATCTATTAAGGAAAATGAGAACAAAATACTGGTAGAATTACAAAAGGAACGGAATGACAGGAAAAATTTGAATATACTGCACGAAAAGGACGTTGTGATCATACATGATCTTCAAAGACAAGTCAAAGAAATGGAGATGATATTGAAGCGAAAGCATCCAGATTCTGTATCTGCTTTGATAG TGGCCGCAAAATCTTCAACAGTCGAGGATAATAAGAAAAAACTATTAGAAGAACGTATTGCTAGATTAGAACAAGAGCTAAAAGATAAAGAGGACCACTTTCAAGGAATATTACTGACGTTACAAGAAAAGTTTACTGACATGAAGCAGAAATACGAGTGTCACATAATAGACGTTGAGAGGCAACTTATGGATGATCGGAAAGTTAACACTGAATTGAAAAGCAAATTGAATAAATCACAGCTAACCGATGCGGCTACTCAAACATCTGCTAAGAATAAAGTTTCAACAGCTACGCAAACATTTATAAAACCAGATAGGGCATCGTCGGCGGTTAGTAGATTGTCACAGAATTCAGCTCTAATTTTGAATAGATTGAAGGAGGACAGCTACTTAGTAGCTACAATAAAAGGTTTGCAAACTGAACTGACTGGCAAGCAACGTACTATCGCTAAGATCAACAGGGAAACTGAGGAGCTTAAGAAAAATTTGCGTAATCTACAAAAGGAAAAAGAAG tcttGCTACATCTGAATCCACACAAGAAAACAGTGAACAAAACGAAATCGACGGAGAATATATTGGCAAGGATGAACACGGAAATGGAAGCCGAACTAACGGAAATAAAGAAGCAAAAGGAAGTGTTGATGCAGGAACGTAACTCGTTGCTAGACTCACTCAAGCGTACGAACGAGGAATTCATATTGCTGAAGAAAAAGAGGATTCAGGAT CTCCACACTCTACAAGTGGCTCATGAAAAGGAGTTGATGCAGATGAACATGCAAGTGTACCCACTTCAAGAGGAGATTAAACTCCTCAACAGGACAGTGGAAATTCTTCAGGAGCGCCTGCGAACTGCAGACGACAAGCTTGTGAAGTACCAGGCTGGCGTGAAAGACGATGTGATGGCTGGAGGTGACAATAATAGTACTAAGAGTAGGAGGGACCGTTAA
- the LOC110378110 gene encoding carboxypeptidase B, protein MGSLMKTVVLLCVISSVLCTPFINKLQPGQEWPTRSSVKQPYHQFDEIENGTISDTVATEVVAQEEKAPENNKPKVKEDDAERIDYSGAQVWKVSTKKSNAHRVINQLASEKLIASWGGNHTSIDILVKPKAVENVTATLKNKDIAYYIMIEDLQQRIDEENPPLDENELELQDRRGHRMTWKQYHRLEDIHGFLDYLAKTYPSIVSVNSIGKSHEGRDLKVLRISDGKKTNKAVFIDGGIHAREWISPAVVTYFINQFAENFDVESDDIRNIDWYFLPVVNPDGYEYTHKTDRLWRKNRRGFGGCAGADLNRNFGYQWGGKGASRYPCSEIYRGSGPFSEPESKAIAQFFKSTGADFSAYLTYHSYGQYLLYPWGYDNALPPDHKNLETVGKMMAQAIQKTGGSEYKVGSSSGLLYPAAGGSDDWAKSLNIKYTYTIELSDTGRYGFVLPASYIEPVARENLAGLRVLASQVNKE, encoded by the exons ATGGGGTCCTTGATGAAGACGGTCGTGCTCCTGTGCGTCATATCCTCGGTGTTATGTACGCCGTTCATCAATAAGCTACAGCCAGGACAAG AATGGCCTACTCGTAGCTCAGTTAAACAACCGTATCATCAATTCGATGAGATTGAAAATGGGACAATATCAGACACAGTTGCTACTGAAGTCGTAGCTCAGGAAGAAAAGGCGCCTGAAAACAATAAACCTAAGGTTAAAGAAGATGACGCAGAGAGAATAGACTACAGCGGAGCCCAAGTTTGGAAAGTATCAACAAAGAAATCAAACGCACACCGTGTTATTAATCAACTCGCGTCCGAGAAAC TCATAGCATCATGGGGAGGCAACCACACATCAATAGACATTCTTGTGAAACCGAAAGCCGTAGAAAACGTAACTGCAACCCTAAAAAATAAGGATATTGCGTATTACATCATGATTGAAGACCTGCAACAAAGAATCGACGAGGAAAATCCACCCTTAGATGAAAATGAACTGGAGTTGCAAGACAGACGAG GTCATCGCATGACATGGAAGCAGTATCATAGACTGGAAGATATTCACGGTTTTTTGGACTACTTGGCAAAAACGTATCCTTCAATCGTTAGCGTCAATAGTATAGGAAAATCTCACGAAGGCCGCGACCTCAAG GTATTACGCATTTCAGACGGCAAAAAGACTAACAAAGCAGTGTTTATTGACGGCGGCATCCATGCGCGTGAGTGGATCAGTCCTGCTGTCGTCACATACTTCATTAACCAATTTGCCGAAAACTTTGATGTCGAATCTGACGACATTAGGAACATCGACTG gtacttcttACCGGTTGTGAATCCAGACGGTTACGAATATACGCACAAGACGGACCGTCTCTGGCGTAAGAACAGGAGAGGATTTGGTGGCTGTGCCGGCGCAGATCTCAACAGAAACTTTGg ATATCAGTGGGGTGGTAAAGGAGCGTCAAGATATCCGTGCAGTGAAATCTACCGCGGAAGCGGGCCATTCTCTGAACCAGAATCTAAAGCTATTGCT CAATTCTTTAAAAGCACTGGGGCAGACTTCTCCGCATACTTGACATACCATAGTTATGGACAGTACTTGCTCTACCCATGGGGCTATGACAATGCATTGCCACCAGACCACAAGAACCTTGAAACTGTGGGCAAGATGATGGCTCAG GCCATACAAAAGACCGGAGGATCAGAATACAAAGTGGGTTCATCAAGCGGGCTGCTTTATCCAGCTGCTGGTGGCTCAGACGACTGGGCCAAATCATTAAACATCAAGTACACTTACACAATTGAATTGAGCGACACTGGCCGCTATGGCTTTGTGTTGCCAGCGTCATACATTGAGCCCGTTGCTAGGGAAAACTTAGCTGGCTTAAGAGTTCTAGCAAGCCAAGTGAACAAAGAGTAA
- the LOC110378096 gene encoding carboxypeptidase B isoform X1, producing MYLYYKTFSRWQTFRNDTINITFYQSSKINNSIYSDVINRYQMPFVNAYWFFFSIAVTVTFSQVDKVTYEGAQVWQTTLRGAEDVLLIKRLVDNQDISIWNLRPTRADFLVRAQHKVKVYRQMTARNLSHTVLIMDVQRRIDTQPVANTLWTENTLRIGHRLSWKKYPTLNIIEEYYNFLAEDYSSICRVQSIGTTAENRTIKMINITNGNPNNQIILITGGQHAREWASVTSALYVLHNIITKFDKQKSYVRNKNWLIIPVVNPDGYVYSHTVDRLWRKNRRKFMYCVGVDVNRNFATDWGIAGITENNECKTTYSGPYPFSEAESVALRDLIKSLVPKPIAIVDFHSYGKLILFPWSARPQATPNLQLHRQTADLMTNSMYKSTKQNYTLGATYHTVYPATGTFLDWAYSTGVAHTYVIESRDKGELGFLLPPEEIEDTGKELYAAVRALAKTIKCSEEASQNKSDNETWF from the exons atgtacttatattataaaacattttcacgATGGCAAACTTTTAGAAACGACACAatcaatataactttttatcagagtagtaaaataaacaatagcatTTATTCAGATGTAATAAATCGATATCAAATGCCTTTTGTAAATGCATATTGGTTTTTCTTCTCCATAG CGGTGACTGTGACGTTCTCGCAAGTGGACAAAGTGACGTATGAAGGTGCTCAAGTATGGCAGACGACGCTGCGGGGCGCCGAGGATGTGCTTCTCATCAAGCGACTCGTTGATAACCAAG ATATATCAATCTGGAACCTGCGTCCAACGAGGGCGGACTTCCTAGTGCGCGCTCAGCACAAGGTGAAGGTATACCGTCAGATGACTGCCCGTAACCTGAGCCATACTGTGCTCATCATGGACGTACAGCGGAGGATTGACACACAGCCGGTCGCGAATACGCTATGGACTGAAAATACACTGAGAATCG GTCACCGTCTCTCCTGGAAGAAATACCCGACTTTAAATATCATTGAAGAGTATTACAATTTCTTGGCAGAAGACTACTCTTCGATTTGTAGAGTGCAATCTATTGGAACCACTGCCGAGAACAGAACAATAAAG ATGATCAACATAACAAATGGTAACCCTAACAACCAGATAATATTGATAACTGGAGGGCAACACGCTCGGGAATGGGCCTCCGTCACATCAGCGCTTTACGTACTGCATAATATCATCACCAAGTTTGATAAGCAAAAGAGTTATGTGAGAAACAAAAACTG GTTAATAATTCCAGTGGTGAACCCCGATGGCTATGTATACTCTCACACGGTGGACAGGCTCTGGCGAAAGAATCGGCGGAAATTCATGTACTGTGTAGGAGTCGATGTTAACAGGAACTTTGC TACTGACTGGGGTATCGCCGGCATTACTGAAAATAACGAGTGTAAGACCACTTATTCCGGACCTTATCCTTTTTCTGAAGCAGAAAGTGTGGCTTTACGC GACCTGATAAAGTCGTTGGTGCCAAAACCCATCGCCATAGTGGATTTTCATTCATACGGCAAACTGATTTTGTTCCCTTGGAGCGCAAGACCCCAGGCCACGCCAAACCTCCAGTTGCACCGGCAAACAGCTGACTTAATGACCAAT TCAATGTATAAATCAACGAAACAGAACTACACACTCGGAGCAACATACCATACAGTGTACCCAGCCACAGGGACATTCCTAGACTGGGCTTATTCAACGGGGGTGGCCCACACCTACGTCATCGAAAGCAGAGACAAGGGCGAACTAGGGTTTTTGTTACCACCTGAGGAAATTGAAGATACGGGGAAAGAACTGTATGCTGCTGTGCGCGCCTTGGCTAAAACTATCAAATGCTCAGAAGAGGCAAGTCAGAATAAAAGTGACAATGAAACTTGGTTCTGA